The following are encoded in a window of Caretta caretta isolate rCarCar2 chromosome 19, rCarCar1.hap1, whole genome shotgun sequence genomic DNA:
- the NT5C1A gene encoding cytosolic 5'-nucleotidase 1A isoform X2: protein MEEEQKIYTEHGVEAYVKYQLDHENEPFLPGAAFPFVKALEAVNTQLRELYPDGEELFDIVLMTNNHAQVGVRLINSINHHDLFIERFCMTGGNSPTCYLKAYHTNLYLSSDAEKVSEAIEQGIAAATMFSPSKDVKVSESQLRVAFDGDAVLFSDESEQIVKAHGLDMFFEHEKAYENKPLAQGPLKGFLESLGKLQKKFYSKGLRLECPIRTYLVTARSAASSGARALKTLRSWGLETDEALFLAGAPKGPLLEKIRPHIFFDDQMFQVEGAKESGTIAAHVPYGVAQKQRRMAQEKQTKNSK, encoded by the exons ATGGAGGAAGAGCAGAAGATTTACACAGAGCATGGGGTGGAGGCATATGTGAAATACCAGCTGGACCATGAGAATGAACCCTTCCTACCTGGCGCTGCCTTCCCATTTGTCAAG GCCCTTGAAGCTGTCAACACTCAGTTGCGAGAGCTCTACCCCGACGGTGAAGAACTCTTTGATATTGTCCTCATGACTAATAACCACGCCCAGGTCGGGGTCCGCCTGATCAACAGCATCAATCATCACG ATCTGTTCATCGAGAGGTTCTGCATGACGGGAGGGAACAGCCCCACTTGCTACCTGAAGGCCTATCACACCAACCTGTACCTCTCCTCTGATGCCGAGAAAGTGAGTGAGGCCATTGAACAGG GAATCGCCGCAGCCACCATGTTCAGCCCCAGCAAAGACGTGAAAGTGTCGGAGAGCCAGCTGCGGGTGGCGTTCGACGGGGACGCCGTCCTCTTCTCGGACGAGTCGGAGCAGATTGTGAAGGCGCACGGCCTCGACATGTTTTTTGAACACGAAAAGGCTTATGAGAACAAGCCGCTGGCCCAG GGGCCACTGAAGGGCTTTCTGGAATCCCTGGGGAAGCTGCAGAAGAAGTTCTACTCCAAGGGGCTGAGACTGGAGTGTCCGATTCGCACCTACCTGGTCACTGCCCGGAGCGCTGCCAGCTCTGGGGCTCGTGCCCTAAAGACTCTCCGCAGCTGGGGACTAGAAACGGACGAAGCCCTGTTCCTGGCTGGAGCCCCCAAGGGTCCGCTGCTGGAGAAGATCCGTCCGCACATCTTCTTCGACGACCAGATGTTCCAGGTGGAGGGGGCGAAGGAGAGTGGCACCATCGCGGCCCACGTCCCGTACGGTGTAGCCCAGAAGCAGAGGCGGATGGCTCAAGAGAAACAAACCAAGAACAGCAAGTAG
- the NT5C1A gene encoding cytosolic 5'-nucleotidase 1A isoform X1: protein MEPAAAGEGSSAGGQEAGTPQRWEEAKTFYDSLTPRKKPKPPKPENAITIAVSSRALFRMEEEQKIYTEHGVEAYVKYQLDHENEPFLPGAAFPFVKALEAVNTQLRELYPDGEELFDIVLMTNNHAQVGVRLINSINHHDLFIERFCMTGGNSPTCYLKAYHTNLYLSSDAEKVSEAIEQGIAAATMFSPSKDVKVSESQLRVAFDGDAVLFSDESEQIVKAHGLDMFFEHEKAYENKPLAQGPLKGFLESLGKLQKKFYSKGLRLECPIRTYLVTARSAASSGARALKTLRSWGLETDEALFLAGAPKGPLLEKIRPHIFFDDQMFQVEGAKESGTIAAHVPYGVAQKQRRMAQEKQTKNSK, encoded by the exons ATGGAGCCGGCCGCCGCTGGGGAGGGCTCGTCCGCGGGTGGCCAGGAGGCCGGGACGCCGCAGCGCTGGGAGGAAGCCAAGACTTTCTATGACAGCCTGACCCCTAGAAAGAAACCCAAACCA CCAAAGCCTGAGAATGCAATAACAATCGCAGTCTCCTCGCGGGCTCTGTTTCGCATGGAGGAAGAGCAGAAGATTTACACAGAGCATGGGGTGGAGGCATATGTGAAATACCAGCTGGACCATGAGAATGAACCCTTCCTACCTGGCGCTGCCTTCCCATTTGTCAAG GCCCTTGAAGCTGTCAACACTCAGTTGCGAGAGCTCTACCCCGACGGTGAAGAACTCTTTGATATTGTCCTCATGACTAATAACCACGCCCAGGTCGGGGTCCGCCTGATCAACAGCATCAATCATCACG ATCTGTTCATCGAGAGGTTCTGCATGACGGGAGGGAACAGCCCCACTTGCTACCTGAAGGCCTATCACACCAACCTGTACCTCTCCTCTGATGCCGAGAAAGTGAGTGAGGCCATTGAACAGG GAATCGCCGCAGCCACCATGTTCAGCCCCAGCAAAGACGTGAAAGTGTCGGAGAGCCAGCTGCGGGTGGCGTTCGACGGGGACGCCGTCCTCTTCTCGGACGAGTCGGAGCAGATTGTGAAGGCGCACGGCCTCGACATGTTTTTTGAACACGAAAAGGCTTATGAGAACAAGCCGCTGGCCCAG GGGCCACTGAAGGGCTTTCTGGAATCCCTGGGGAAGCTGCAGAAGAAGTTCTACTCCAAGGGGCTGAGACTGGAGTGTCCGATTCGCACCTACCTGGTCACTGCCCGGAGCGCTGCCAGCTCTGGGGCTCGTGCCCTAAAGACTCTCCGCAGCTGGGGACTAGAAACGGACGAAGCCCTGTTCCTGGCTGGAGCCCCCAAGGGTCCGCTGCTGGAGAAGATCCGTCCGCACATCTTCTTCGACGACCAGATGTTCCAGGTGGAGGGGGCGAAGGAGAGTGGCACCATCGCGGCCCACGTCCCGTACGGTGTAGCCCAGAAGCAGAGGCGGATGGCTCAAGAGAAACAAACCAAGAACAGCAAGTAG